The proteins below are encoded in one region of Corvus hawaiiensis isolate bCorHaw1 chromosome 3, bCorHaw1.pri.cur, whole genome shotgun sequence:
- the POPDC3 gene encoding popeye domain-containing protein 3 codes for MGENASFWESLIYAHPTCTTWKQEAEGSIYHLASILFVVGFMGGSGFFGLLYVFSLLGLGFLCSSVWAWLDVCAADIFSWNFALFTICFVQFIYVTYQVRSVAFDREFQELYSALFQPLGISLTVYRKIVLCCDAEVITLEKEHCYAMQGKTPIDKLSLLVSGRIRVTVDGEFLHYIFPLQFLDSPEWDSLRPTEEGIFQVTLTAETDCRYVAWRRKKLYLLFAKHRFISRLFSILIGSDIAEKLYALNDRVHVGQGFRYDIRLPNFYHVALPETPPVQPSHHSHHLQRGSPCRKPMGVTNCSSFLTPS; via the exons ATGGGAGAAAATGCAAGTTTTTGGGAAAGTTTGATATATGCACATCCTACGTGTACCACCTGGAAGCAAGAGGCAGAGGGATCTATCTACCACCTAGCCAGTATTCTCTTTGTTGTGGGCTTCATGGGTGGAAGTGGATTCTTTGGGCTCCTCTACGTCTTCAGCTTGCTTGGACTGGgctttctctgctcttctgtttGGGCTTGGCTGGATGTCTGTGCTGCTGATATATTCTCCTGGAATTTTGCGCTGTTCACTATATGCTTCGTCCAGTTCATTTACGTTACCTACCAAGTTCGGAGTGTTGCCTTTgacagagaattccaggaaCTCTACAGTGCTCTCTTCCAGCCTCTGGGAATTTCCTTGACTGTGTACAGAAAGATCGTCTTGTGCTGCGATGCAGAAGTGATTACCCTGGAGAAGGAACATTGTTATGCCATGCAGGGCAAAACACCTATTGACAAACTGTCCTTGCTTGTGTCAGGCAG GATCAGAGTGACAGTTGATGGGGAGTTTCTGcattatatttttcctcttcagtttCTGGACTCTCCTGAATGGGATTCACTGAGGCCCACAGAAGAGGGAATTTTCCAG GTAACGCTTACAGCAGAGACAGATTGTCGGTACGTGGCctggaggagaaagaagctCTACCTGCTGTTCGCTAAACACCGCTTCATCTCCCGCCTGTTCTCAATTCTAATTGGGAGCGACATTGCTGAAAAACTGTATGCCCTGAATGACAGGGTGCACGTGGGGCAGGGCTTTAGGTACGACATTCGCTTACCCAACTTCTACCACGTTGCACTGCCAGAGACCCCTCCCGTGCAGCCCTCCCACCACTCCCACCACCTCCAGAGAGGGTCCCCCTGCCGCAAGCCCATGGGGGTTACAAactgcagctccttcctcacACCCTCCTAG